Genomic segment of Serinicoccus hydrothermalis:
TGGCGGTGACCTCCACCGTGGTGGTCCGGCCGGTCGGGGTGACCGCCGAGGCGGACTGGCGTTCGCGCCTGCCCGACGTCATGTTCAGGCCGGCGGCGGTGGGGTCGAGGCCGACGCCGATGGTCGCGCCGACGGCGATGACCGCCGCCCCGGTGATGAGCTCGGCGCGCGACCAGGACGTGGCCAGCGGCGCGACCCGCTGCGGGGGGGCGCCGTCGGGGGCGGGAGGCCGCTCCGCGGCAGCCCGCCTGCCCTTGACCGCGGCGTAGACCCCGCGCCCCAGGATGGGGATCGACAGCGCGAGCGCGAGCAGGGTGAGCACCGACAGGACGACCCTGACCAGGCTCGGCACCGGTAGCAGGGCCAGGGCCAGGGCGCCGTTGGCGACGACGACCCGGGCCGTCGCCCAGCGCTCCATCTCCCGTATCCCGAGCCGGAGCACGTGGGGGCCCCCACCGATGGCGACCGGCAGCAGGTAGGACAGTGCGCCGAGGACGACCTGCAGGGCGAAACCGACGACGAAGATCGTGGTGAGGATGCCGTAGTTGTCGGACAGGTCGGCCCAGGAGCCGCGCTCCAGCAGCGACCAGGCCATCAGCCCGAGGCCGATGGGCAGCCAGAGCAGCCCGGCGCCCGCGGACAGGGCCGGGAAGCTGGCCGGCGGGCGGTTCCGGGCGGCCGTGACGATCGGCCGGTAGACCCAGAGGGTCCCGACGAGGTAGGCGACGACCCCCGCCGCCGCGACGAGCGCGAGGTCGACTAGCGGCCCGGCGACGACCAGTACGAGGCCGAGGACGAGGATCGGCAGTGCCTGTTTCGAGGCGGACTCGGCGTTCGGCGCCATCCGGGTGCGCAGCATGGTCGGCCACAACGTGACCAGGGTGCCGAGCACGGTCAGCCCGACCCACCCGAGTAGGTTGACCATGCTGTGCGCGACGAGGAGGCGCCCGTGCCACGGGTCGGCGAGGCCGCGGGCGAGCAGCACGCCGAACGTCGCGCCGACCGGCAGCAGCAGCGCCGCGATGATGTAGTAGCGCACGGTGATCCGGAACCGGCCGGGCAGCGCGGCGCGCAGCCGGCGCCCGAGCGCGATCGCGTGCCACACGATGGCGACCGAGATGAGCGTGGCCCCGGCCAGGGTCAGCGCCCAGATGTTCGTCGGGACGCCGATGAACACGAGGATGATCCCGACCTGGAAGATGCTGAGGCGGGCCGTCTGCCAGCGACGGTCTTCGAACCCCGCCTTCGTCTTGAGCAGCGCGTCGGTGAAGTGGACGCTCCACACCATCGCCGAGTGGGTCACGACGCCGAGGACGACGAGGTGGACCATGAGCCACCGTGACGACGCGAAGAACGGGTGGACCAGCGCGACGAGGAAGGCGATGAACAGCCAGATCGCGACGGGACGGTCACGCATGAACCACGTGCCGCGGGAGGTGCTCATGAACGACTCCGGGTGGGTGCAGTCTTGCTCGAGGTGGATGCTGTGCCGCTGGGCTTGATCCCGCCGGGCGGTGCCTGGCCGCGGGGTTTGTGCGCGACCGGCCCGGCGACGCTGGACGCGATGGCGATGACGAGGAACAGCAGCAGGGCGACGATGTTGATGACCGATCCGACCTGCCAGAGCGGGTAGAGCTCACCGAGGTCGC
This window contains:
- a CDS encoding multicopper oxidase domain-containing protein, whose translation is MSTSRGTWFMRDRPVAIWLFIAFLVALVHPFFASSRWLMVHLVVLGVVTHSAMVWSVHFTDALLKTKAGFEDRRWQTARLSIFQVGIILVFIGVPTNIWALTLAGATLISVAIVWHAIALGRRLRAALPGRFRITVRYYIIAALLLPVGATFGVLLARGLADPWHGRLLVAHSMVNLLGWVGLTVLGTLVTLWPTMLRTRMAPNAESASKQALPILVLGLVLVVAGPLVDLALVAAAGVVAYLVGTLWVYRPIVTAARNRPPASFPALSAGAGLLWLPIGLGLMAWSLLERGSWADLSDNYGILTTIFVVGFALQVVLGALSYLLPVAIGGGPHVLRLGIREMERWATARVVVANGALALALLPVPSLVRVVLSVLTLLALALSIPILGRGVYAAVKGRRAAAERPPAPDGAPPQRVAPLATSWSRAELITGAAVIAVGATIGVGLDPTAAGLNMTSGRRERQSASAVTPTGRTTTVEVTAKDMRFHPAEVSVPPGDKLVIELKNTDSTNVHDIVLANGASSGRLSPGQSATVEVGVVDGDIDGWCSVVGHRQMGMVFAVRTTGAAVSGAEDTSGPAGASPQIDFMKKWGADFKGIDPVLPPLTQERVRHVTLTVEDVKTEVAQGVLQTRWTYNGGSVAPVLRGRVGDTFVVTLVNNGSMAHSVDFHASEISPDVPMRDIAPGESLEYTFTANRSGIWMYHCKTMPMTAHIAAGMAGAVIIEPPDLAKVDRSYVITQSELYLSEQGGPVNAAKAAVGQADAVMFNGLVNQYVDQPLTAKVGERVRVWVLDIGPNRPLSFHIVGTQFDTVYKEGTYLLKDGRGPLDPPDYHSAGSQTLGLLPAQGGFVETTFPEAGHYTMLNHIAGDAEIGASGIFAATK